The genomic segment GAAAAGTCTGCTGTTCGAACTTGCTCCTCTGAGTTGGGTGCTTCAGAAATATCAGAAAGTATGCCGGTCAGGAGTGTGTCCGAAAAATCGGGAGATACCACGTAGAAACTACCGGAAACACTATCCGGAACTACAGCAATTTTTTGTGATTCGGGATAAAAACCGATTTGATTCAGTTTGATGGCGTCTGTGAGCCGTTGGGCATCGGCGGTTTGAAAACAAAGTACGAGTGCAAAAAGTGATATAAGATATTTCATGATGATATTTAGAGTCCGTCGTATTTTGATCTGAATTTAATTCATTTGATGAGTATATCAAGAAATCATTTAAATTCTTATTACGTTTTAACAGTAGTGCTCAATTGGAAGTGCGAATAAATTAGTTATATAGATTAAAGAGTGATGGAAAAAGTAATATCCACAGAACGATTGCCAATTAAACTTTGGCTGGATGATATGGAAGAAGGGGCAATGGAACAGGCCAAAAACCTGGCAAATCTTCCGTTTGCCTACAAACATATTGCCATCATGCCGGATTCTCACCAGGGATATGGTATGCCTATTGGGGGAGTACTTGCGACTGAGGACGCCATCATACCAAATGCAGTTGGCGTGGATATTGGGTGCGGGATGTGTTCGCTGAGGACAGATCGGAAAGTGGTCAGCCGCGATGATCTGAAATCGATTATGAGTTTGATTCGTAAAACGGTTCCGGTTGGGTTTAACCATCATGACCAACAGCAGGATGAAAAGTGGATGCCGGATTTAAACGGTAATCTTGAGATTGTAGAGCAGGAGTATGAAAGTGCACGAAATCAGGTTGGTACGCTGGGCGGGGGGAATCACTTTATTGAAATTCAGAAAGGATCAGATGGTTTTGTTTGGATTATGATTCACTCCGGATCGAGGAATATCGGATTTACAGTTGCGAAACATCACAATCAAAAAGCGAAAGATCTGAATAAGAAATGGAAAAGTGATACCCGTTCCGACTTAGCATTTTTTCCGGCTGATACGGATGAGTTCTCAGACTATCTGAGCGAAATGAATTATTGCATTGAGTTTGCCCTGAACAACAGAAAGTTAATGATGGAGAGAGTTAAACAAGCGTTCAGAGATATTTTGGGAGATGTAGAGTTTTCGGATTTCATCAATAAGCCGCACAACTTTGCTGCAAGGGAAAACCATTTTGGAAGAGATCTCATCATTCACAGGAAAGGAGCCACGAGAGCAAGAGAAGGCGAGTTGGGAATGATTCCGGGATCGCAGGGTACGAACTCCTACATCGTAAAAGGAAAAGGAAACAGGGATGCGTTTGAATCCTGCTCGCATGGGGCCGGACGAGTGATGAGCCGAAATC from the Balneolaceae bacterium genome contains:
- a CDS encoding RtcB family protein, with the translated sequence MEKVISTERLPIKLWLDDMEEGAMEQAKNLANLPFAYKHIAIMPDSHQGYGMPIGGVLATEDAIIPNAVGVDIGCGMCSLRTDRKVVSRDDLKSIMSLIRKTVPVGFNHHDQQQDEKWMPDLNGNLEIVEQEYESARNQVGTLGGGNHFIEIQKGSDGFVWIMIHSGSRNIGFTVAKHHNQKAKDLNKKWKSDTRSDLAFFPADTDEFSDYLSEMNYCIEFALNNRKLMMERVKQAFRDILGDVEFSDFINKPHNFAARENHFGRDLIIHRKGATRAREGELGMIPGSQGTNSYIVKGKGNRDAFESCSHGAGRVMSRNQAKKTLSVEEESKPLEERGILHAIRHKSDLDEAPGSYKDIQKVMDLQKDLIDIVVELEPLAVVKG